Proteins found in one Planctomycetes bacterium MalM25 genomic segment:
- a CDS encoding Ankyrin repeats (3 copies) produces MGNEITKAEQQAVAKISKGDLSDDEYRPLLHQAAERGWTEVLREAVRRGEKQSGLITQLLHDASRFGRDHAETVGFLLSVGANPSGRRVMEQCGVESLPLLIAAGGDLDRRNGKPLLVAITERTKEDKALALIAAGANPNAADKDGITVVMHAAALGRSKVYDALVQAGADLYAVDKTGRSLARQLAESLAGGGSHASRDSDRKRAMRIARELQRMLPAQPEDQVLLAIAIGDKKELARMLDNGLDPNTMISDGIGLLAFTLEDAIDQLKEHGNLFESTQALKPFPTRERLDAEAGGMTLLMWAALTQQADCLRLLLDRGADPKLKNKAGMDAAALAKKHGVLHGVIQLLHGGGDGSAEGATPQASRCHALGLSRTEVQKELSDRQDRLGDWRHEIQKLGGTSIDSLWRIASYQHLLHLSGPERQTLEAILTVAGEWFLEPNPQHDSAEEPISSAAIASTWKQDAGEWLEPFAMTLATGGSLGRWDYVDKLLACPEPSCERGERSPTYNAAWYEWPLWIHMGAIARGEATDHEWLHGMKQNATRRSKAVLAAYLAITEGNLKQSQKAIDRIVRAHLAMEKQSAKAVSAYSCVSPEATFFYHFARRASLDIECQEAWQPHLLQL; encoded by the coding sequence GTGGGCAACGAAATCACAAAAGCTGAGCAACAAGCTGTCGCCAAGATATCGAAAGGGGATCTAAGCGACGATGAGTATCGCCCCCTGCTGCATCAGGCGGCGGAGCGAGGTTGGACGGAAGTCCTGCGCGAGGCGGTCCGGCGGGGCGAGAAGCAGTCTGGGCTGATCACCCAGCTGTTGCACGACGCGAGCCGTTTCGGGCGTGATCACGCGGAGACGGTCGGCTTTCTGCTGTCCGTGGGCGCCAACCCGAGCGGGCGTCGCGTGATGGAGCAGTGCGGCGTCGAGTCGTTGCCCTTGCTGATCGCTGCGGGGGGTGACCTCGATCGCAGGAACGGCAAGCCGCTGTTGGTGGCGATCACCGAAAGAACGAAGGAAGACAAAGCGCTCGCGCTGATCGCCGCGGGGGCGAACCCGAACGCCGCTGATAAGGACGGCATCACCGTGGTGATGCACGCCGCCGCCCTGGGCAGGAGCAAGGTCTACGACGCCCTCGTTCAGGCGGGCGCCGATCTCTACGCCGTTGATAAGACGGGTCGTAGCCTGGCCCGTCAGCTGGCCGAATCCTTGGCCGGCGGGGGCTCGCACGCCTCGCGGGATTCGGACCGCAAGCGAGCGATGCGGATCGCCCGCGAACTGCAGCGCATGCTGCCCGCGCAGCCCGAGGATCAGGTCCTGCTCGCGATCGCGATCGGCGACAAGAAGGAGCTCGCCCGGATGCTCGACAACGGGCTCGACCCCAACACGATGATCAGCGACGGGATCGGCCTCCTCGCCTTCACGCTCGAGGACGCGATCGACCAGCTCAAAGAGCACGGCAACCTGTTCGAGTCGACGCAGGCCTTGAAACCGTTCCCGACGAGGGAGCGGCTCGACGCCGAGGCGGGCGGGATGACCTTGCTCATGTGGGCCGCCCTCACGCAGCAAGCGGATTGCCTCCGCCTGCTGCTGGACCGCGGAGCCGATCCCAAGCTGAAGAACAAGGCCGGGATGGACGCCGCCGCCCTCGCGAAGAAGCACGGGGTACTCCACGGAGTCATTCAGCTCCTGCATGGAGGCGGTGATGGCTCGGCGGAAGGCGCCACGCCGCAGGCGAGCCGCTGTCACGCGCTGGGCCTGTCGCGTACCGAGGTACAGAAGGAGCTTTCTGATCGTCAAGATCGGCTGGGTGACTGGCGGCATGAGATTCAGAAGCTTGGAGGCACATCTATCGATAGTCTCTGGCGTATCGCGAGCTATCAGCACCTCTTGCACTTGAGTGGTCCTGAACGTCAGACCCTGGAAGCGATCCTCACGGTAGCGGGCGAGTGGTTTCTAGAACCCAATCCTCAACACGATTCAGCCGAAGAGCCTATTTCTTCTGCGGCGATTGCAAGCACTTGGAAGCAAGACGCTGGCGAGTGGCTCGAGCCGTTCGCGATGACGCTGGCGACGGGCGGTTCCCTCGGTCGTTGGGATTACGTCGACAAGCTGCTCGCTTGCCCGGAGCCGAGTTGCGAGCGGGGAGAAAGGAGCCCCACCTACAACGCCGCGTGGTACGAGTGGCCCCTGTGGATACACATGGGGGCGATAGCGCGCGGGGAGGCGACCGACCACGAGTGGCTGCACGGGATGAAGCAGAACGCGACCCGCCGCTCCAAAGCCGTCCTGGCGGCCTATCTCGCGATCACCGAAGGCAACCTCAAGCAATCGCAGAAGGCGATCGACCGGATCGTTCGGGCGCACCTCGCCATGGAGAAGCAGTCTGCGAAGGCGGTGTCGGCTTACAGCTGCGTCTCCCCTGAGGCGACGTTCTTCTATCACTTCGCACGCCGTGCTTCGCTCGACATCGAGTGCCAAGAAGCATGGCAGCCCCACCTGCTGCAACTTTAA
- a CDS encoding Formylglycine-generating sulfatase enzyme, protein MSLRTLAILLALFAAPASLIAKSPAPAKGLVAEKPVEGRAIETGRGWMVAYTEQLPGTDLEFEMLPVPGGVVRLPVQGEDGEAAFCEVELPPYWVASCEVSWAEYRQYMALDKHFGELQQLTTLQAKPEAKAALEQQASLASVLGAERTADASEIAVDAVTAPTPLYDPSTTYESGDAPELPAVTMSPFAARQYTKWLSALTGRDYRLPSEAEWLHAAAAGEPINFAAEGDADAIEESAWYTDNSDYVAQPVGQKEPNAWGLHDVLGNAAEQVLDAFYPEGRPDLAGKRVAWAEAVAWPRDGDARLAKGGWYDAEAEEINLASRMVTEEEDWKSSDPNLPMSPWWYADYPATGVGFRLVRPLAPIPADLYTRVWDTEDPVVVRSVTERLREGRGKLGPIGEELPKVLDELRSEPVRALLK, encoded by the coding sequence ATGTCTCTTCGCACGCTCGCGATCCTACTCGCCCTGTTCGCTGCACCCGCCAGCCTCATCGCCAAGTCGCCGGCGCCCGCCAAGGGGCTGGTCGCGGAGAAGCCCGTTGAGGGCCGCGCGATCGAGACCGGCCGCGGCTGGATGGTCGCCTACACCGAGCAGCTGCCGGGGACCGACCTCGAGTTCGAGATGCTGCCCGTCCCGGGCGGCGTGGTTCGGCTGCCGGTGCAGGGCGAAGACGGGGAGGCCGCCTTTTGCGAGGTCGAGCTGCCCCCGTACTGGGTCGCTAGCTGCGAGGTCAGCTGGGCCGAGTACCGACAGTACATGGCGCTCGACAAGCACTTCGGTGAGCTGCAGCAGCTCACGACCCTCCAAGCGAAGCCCGAGGCGAAGGCGGCCCTTGAACAGCAGGCGAGCCTCGCCAGTGTGCTGGGGGCAGAGCGGACGGCCGACGCCAGCGAGATCGCGGTCGACGCCGTCACCGCTCCGACGCCGCTGTACGATCCCTCAACGACCTACGAATCGGGCGACGCCCCCGAGCTGCCCGCCGTCACGATGAGCCCCTTCGCCGCGCGGCAGTACACCAAGTGGCTCAGCGCGCTCACGGGGCGTGACTACCGCCTGCCGAGCGAGGCGGAGTGGCTCCACGCCGCCGCGGCGGGCGAGCCGATCAACTTCGCCGCCGAGGGCGACGCCGACGCGATCGAGGAGTCCGCTTGGTACACGGACAACTCGGACTACGTCGCGCAGCCGGTCGGCCAGAAGGAACCCAACGCGTGGGGCCTGCACGACGTGCTGGGCAACGCGGCCGAGCAGGTGCTCGACGCCTTCTACCCCGAAGGACGCCCCGACTTGGCGGGCAAGCGGGTCGCCTGGGCCGAGGCGGTCGCGTGGCCGCGCGACGGCGACGCCCGCCTCGCCAAAGGGGGGTGGTACGACGCCGAGGCCGAAGAGATCAACCTCGCGAGCCGGATGGTCACCGAGGAGGAGGACTGGAAGTCGTCCGACCCGAACCTGCCGATGAGCCCCTGGTGGTACGCCGACTACCCGGCGACCGGCGTCGGCTTCCGCCTGGTGCGCCCGCTCGCCCCGATCCCCGCCGACCTATACACGCGGGTCTGGGACACCGAGGACCCGGTCGTGGTGCGATCGGTGACCGAACGCCTCCGCGAGGGCCGCGGCAAGCTCGGGCCGATCGGCGAGGAGCTGCCGAAGGTGCTTGATGAGCTGAGGAGCGAGCCGGTCCGGGCGCTGCTGAAGTGA